The Palleronia sp. THAF1 genome contains the following window.
ATGAAACGGCTCCGCTGGACCTGACCGACGGTGCGCTGTTCTATCATACCAAGGCCGTCAGCCCATCGTGGAGCCGCGTTTTCGCCCGCACCACCACCATCGGTGCGCATCACTTCTACAACTACGGCTAAGCTTCCGTCGCGCTGCGATTTGGCCTATGCCGCGCCCGACGCAACAAGTGAGGCGCGGCATGGCGAACGACACGACGCTGGCCTTCCAGCACCCCGAGGCGCGCGCCGCCGCCTATCCGCCCTCGGACATGGCCGACCGCATCAGCCTGCGCGACCATCTGGTCGAGGTCGAGATCGGTGCTTTCCAACCCGAACGTGGCCGTACCCAGCGCGTGCTGTTCAACGTGGTGGTCGAGGTGCGCCCCTCCGGCGTGGCCGAAACGGACGACGTGGACCGTGTGCTGTCTTACGACACGATCACCGAAGCCATCGCCGCCGCGCTGGACGAAGAGCGCCTGAACCTGCTGGAAACGCTGGCTGAAAAGGTCGCCGCGCGAGTGCTGGCCGAACCGCAGGCGCTTCGTTGTTTCGTTCGGATCGAAAAGCTGGACCTTGGACCCGGCGCCTTGGGCGTCGAAATCGTGCGCGCCGCCGGGGCCGCGACACCCGACGCTGGAGGCGAGGCACCGCGCCCGGTGATCGGTTTCCTGACCAATCCTGCCATCGATTCCGACGGTCTAAGCGCGATGATCGACCGCGTCGCGAACCTTGGCCCTACCATCCTGTGCGTCGGCCCACACCCCGGTGCGGTTCCGGTCACCGGGCACCCGCTGACCCAGCGCCGGATCGACCTTCTGGCCATAGAGCAGAACTGCTGGCGCCTTGCCGCCCGCGATCCGCGCTGTGTGGTGGTGGAAACCCGGACGGAATTGGACTGGGCCCTGAAGAAAGGCCGGATCAGCGTTTGGGCGCCGTCGAAACTGGTGCTCGACGCGACCCACCCGCCATCGGTTCAGGCGCTGGACACCGTCGCGCTGGCCGCTTGGCTGGGTGAGGTGATGCATGCGCAGCGCCTTGTGGCCGTGGGATGGAACGCGCCTGAGGCCCCATTCCCGACCGAACGGTGGGAGGTCTGAGGGCGCGCCATGGGTATTTGTGAAAAGCAAAGAGGGGCAGGGCGGTGAGCTATTGGCGACCACTCGTGCAGGTTGGACCGAGCCGCCCCGCGAAGGCGCTGCCGCTGGCCGGTGGCTGGGGCTGGTTCACGCATCTGGAACGATTGGAGCGGGACGGGTCCGCGCAGGTCGTCAGCGCGGACGCATTGCCGGATGACGTGCAGGTGCGGCTGACCACCCCGCGCGCGCATGTTGCGGGTCTCGCGATGGACCGCCCGCGCATCATGGCGATCCTGAACGCCACGCCTGACAGTTTCTCTGATGGCGGCCAGCACGAGGGCGACGCGGCGCAGGCCGGCGCGCGCAGGCTGGTGGGAGAAGGGGCCGATATC
Protein-coding sequences here:
- a CDS encoding dihydroneopterin aldolase, whose amino-acid sequence is MANDTTLAFQHPEARAAAYPPSDMADRISLRDHLVEVEIGAFQPERGRTQRVLFNVVVEVRPSGVAETDDVDRVLSYDTITEAIAAALDEERLNLLETLAEKVAARVLAEPQALRCFVRIEKLDLGPGALGVEIVRAAGAATPDAGGEAPRPVIGFLTNPAIDSDGLSAMIDRVANLGPTILCVGPHPGAVPVTGHPLTQRRIDLLAIEQNCWRLAARDPRCVVVETRTELDWALKKGRISVWAPSKLVLDATHPPSVQALDTVALAAWLGEVMHAQRLVAVGWNAPEAPFPTERWEV